Part of the Luteolibacter rhizosphaerae genome, CCGGCCTGGCCGAGTTTGCCAAGCAGCTTCACGAGCAGGGGGTGGAACTCCTCTCGACCGGTGGCACCGCCAAGGCCCTGCGTGAAGCGGGTCTCCCGGTGATGGACGTTTCCGAATTCACCGGCGCTCCGGAACTTTTCGAAGGCCGGGTGAAGACGCTCCACCCGAAGGTCCACGGCGGCCTGCTGCATAAGCGCGATGACAAGGAGCACTTGGCCCAAGCCAAGGAGCACAACATCCCGCCGATCGATCTGGTGGTGGTGAATCTCTATCCCTTCGAGCAGACGGTCGCCCGTCCGGACGTGACGCTCGCGGATGCGATTGAGAACATCGATATCGGCGGCCCTTCCATGCTGCGCAGCGCGGCCAAGAACTACGCCAGCGTGACCGTGGTCACCGACCCGGCGGACTATGCGCGCGTGATCGAGGAGATGAAGGAGCACGGTGGCAACACGACCATCGGCTTCCGCGAGCAACTGGCCGTGAAGGTCTTCCTTCGCACCTCGCAGTATGATGCGGCGATCTCCAATTACCTCGGCCAGTGTGGCCAGGGCTCCCGCTCGAACTTCATCGTCAGCCTGCCACTGGAGATGGAACTCCGCTACGGTGACAACCCGCACCAGAAGTCCGCGCTCTATGGCGACTTCAAGAGCTGCTTCTCCCAACTGCAGGGTAAGGAGCTGAGCTACACCAACATTCTCGATATCGAAGCAGCCGCGGACCTGATCCTGGACTTCGTGCGCCCGACCATCGGTATCCTCAAGCACACCAACCCCTGTGGCGTCGGCCAAGATGACGACGATCTGCGCGTGGCTTGGCAAAAGGCCTTCGAGACCGACCGTCAGGCTCCCTTCGGTGGTGTGATCGTCTGCAACCGCCCGCTCACGGAAGGCGTGGCACGGATCATCTCCGAAATCTTCACTGACGTGATCATCGCTCCGGACTACGAACCGGAGGCCCGTGCGGTGCTTCAGAAAAAGAAGAACCTGCGGATCATGAAGATGAACGACGCCTATCTCGTGGCGAAGCGCGCTCCGGTGATCCGCTCCTGTCCGGGAGGCCTGATGGTCATGGATCGCGACCACACCGCGCTCGGTCTCGATAACCTTGAAGCCAAGGTGGTGACCAAGCGTCCGCCGACGGAGGAGGAAATGCGCGCCATGCGCTTTGCCTGGCGCGTGGTGAAGCACGTGAAGTCGAACGCCATCGTTTACGCCAAGTCCGACCGCACCCTCGGCATCGGAGCCGGCCAGATGAGCCGGGTCGATAGTTCGCGCATCGCGGTGTGGAAGGCGAAGGAAGCAGGGCTCGAGCTCAAAGGTTCGGTGATCGCTTCGGACGCCATGTTCCCCTTCGCGGATGGTCTTCAGGCCGCGATCGAAGCGGGTGCCACGGCTTGCATCCAGCCCGGCGGCTCGATGCGCGACGAGGAAGTCATCGCCGCCGCGGATGCCGCGGGTCTCGCGATGATCTTCACCGGTCACCGTCACTTCAGGCACTAGGATCCGCAGGCTGATCTCCCTGCTGCTAACTCCTCCGTCGCACCGGTCGGAGGAGAGATATACTTTCACTATCCATCTCACGTGATCACGGCATGTCCGTGGAGGTTGTGGGTGTTAGAGTGGGAGCGTGATCCTATTCGCCGCTTTCGCGATCGTGATCCTGATGGTGGCCACCAGCCTCGTCGGGGTTCTGGTCGGGCTGCGCCCGCGAAGATCAAAAGGTGAAGACGGAGAACTGTATGTGGCCAGGGATCTGAGGGATCTTGATCCTTTCGCCTACCGGGTCTTCCACGATCTTTATCTACCCCGGCCGGATGGGAGAGGGACGACCCAGGTCGACCACATCGTGGTGTCCCGTTTCGGCATCTTCGTGATCGAGACGAAGAACTATGCCGGTTGGATTTTCGGTGGTGCCCGTCAGAAGATGTGGACCCAATCGATCTTCGGCCGGAATACCCAGTTTCCGAACCCGCTGCACCAGAATCACCTGCACGTTCTGGCCTTGCAGGGTTTTCTGGGATTGCCGCTGCGAAACTTCCATTCGATCGTCTTTTTCTTGGATGGCGATTTCCGAACGGAGATGCCGGAGAATGTCTTGTGCAGCGACCTCTGCGGGTGGATCGGAGCGCGGCAGATGCCGCTGATGTCGGAGGAATTGCTCCGGGATACCGTGCGCAAAGTGGAGGAACTCGTGAGAGTGACCAACCGTGGCTCGGCCAAGGTTATCCATATGGAAGGGCTCAAGGCGATCCACTTGCCCGCGGAGCAGCCGATGGTCGTGCAACTGCACATCGCGGGAAATGGACAGGTGGTTCAGCCGCCGCCGCTTCCCCAGTCTCCTTGGGGACCTTCCCAGCAGAGAGGCGAGCTAGGGCTGGCTGTCGCGGAGCGTGCTCCGGTGTCGGCGGGATGATCCGATTCTCGGAGTTCCGGATTTTTTCAGTGCGACCGGCAGGGTGCGGCGTTATGGCAGCGCCATGCTTCTCGGGGTCAATATCGATCACGTCGCCACGCTGCGGCAGGCGCGCTACGCTCTGCTGCCGGATTCGCCGAATGCCGAGCCTTCGCCCTTGCAGGCAGCGCTCGATGCACAGGCGGGAGGGGCGGACTCCATCACGATCCACGTGCGGGCGGATCGCCGCCACATGCAGGACCGGGATGCCTTTGAAATCCGCCAAGGCTGTCCGCTGCCCCTAAACTTGGAAATGGGTGTGACAGCGGAGATGACGGAGCTTGCTCTCCAGTTGAAGCCGGAATTCGCCTGCTTGGTGCCGGAGACTCGCGAGGAGGTTACAACCGAGGGTGGTCTGGATGTTGCCGGCCGCTTGTCGGAGGTGAAGGCCTGCGTGGCCACGCTGCAGCAGAACGGTATTCGCGTGTCCCTCTTCATCGATCCGGACCTGCATCAGATCGAGGCTGCGGCGGCCACCGGGGCGGAGATGGTCGAGCTGCATACCGGTTGCTTTGCTAACGCGACAGGGGCGGCGCTTGAGTCCGAAATCGCCCGCCTGAAGGCGGGCGCGATCGCCGGTCAGGTGGCCGGGATCCAAGTAAACGCGGGGCACGGAATCAATTACCTGAACCTGCGTCTGCTGGATGCGGTCCCGCATCTCACCGAGCTGAACATCGGGCACAGCATCGTTTCGCGGGCCATGCGGGTGGGATTCACCCAGGCGGTGGCGGAAATGAAGGCGCTGATGGCCGTCTATCCGGAGTCCTAGATCTCCTCGGATTCGTAGATGGTCCGACCGGGGGCTGCTGCCAGCGCGCTTTCGAGCAGTCTCGCGGCTATTCGGGAGGCTTGGATCACCCGGTAGCGCCGCGGAACGAGCGGGCGGAGACCTTCGAGCAGGCTGACGGAGAATCTTTCCATCGGACGGGACTCGGAACGCAGTCCGCCGATCACGGAGGGCCGCAGGATGGTCAGGGAAGGGTAGCCGATAGCTTCAAGGTCGCGTTCGGTTTCTCCCTTGGTCCGGAGGTAGAAGCTGCTGGAGCTGGCTTTGGCCCCGATGGATGAAGTGAGGGCGTAGCTGCGTGCGCCCTGTTCCCGGCAGAACTTGGCGATGAGGAGGGGGAGTTCGTGGTCGACTTCGCGGAAGGCCGCCTGCGAGCCTGCTTTCCGGATCGTGGTGCCGAGCGCACAGATCACGGCATCCGCGCGCCACCAAGACTCGCCTCCGGTGAGGTGCTTCATTTCCGTCACGGGATTCTCAAAATGGGGGTGGGGGGCTAGGGCTCGACGGGTCGGAGCGATCACCCGGGACACCCGCGGATCCGCTAGGGCAAGCTTAAGAACTTCACTTCCGACAAGCCCTGTCGCTCCAGCTAGAAGGATAATCGCCATTGTGAATAATTCCGTGTTTTTTACTGCTAATATCTAAAAATCAAATGAATGAATATGTGAACAACTTGCGAACAAGTTCGATTCAATCAATCGATTCAATCGATCGATTGCGTCGTTTGAAGAGAAGCGTCTGACGGTAGCCTGCGGAGCGGGCCCAAGCAATGGCTTGGGGGAAATCGCGGGCGACTTCGGTGGGAGCGTGGGAGTCGGAGGAGATGACGAGAGGCACCCCTGCCTGATGCGCCAGTTTCAGGAAGCGGGGGTGGGGGTAGGCTTCGGCGCAGGGCTTGTGCCAGCCGGCTGTGTTCAGTTCGATGGCGCAGCCGGACGCGGCGATGGCGGCGATGGCGGGTTCGTAGAAGCGGTCGAGATCCCCGGCGGGCCGGTGGGAGAACTTCTTCACGAGGTCCGGATGGCCGAGGATGTCGAAGAGGCGGCTGCGGGCCATGTCGGCATAGGCCTCCCAGTAGAGGGTCCAGACTTGGTCGACATCGGACTCCGCCCAGCGGCCGAGCCATTTGGGATTATCGAAGTCCCAGGTGCCGAGGTAGTGGACCGAGCCGATCAGGTAGTCCCAAGGGTAGCGCCCGGAGAGTTCCTCGATCCAGGATTCGCAGCCGGGGAGCCAGTCACACTCCATGCCGGCGCGGATCGGAAGGGTGCCGGCGGCGGCGCGAGCGCGGTCGATCCACTCGAAATACTCCGGGAGCTCGGATTCGAGCATCCGCCAGTCATCGAAGGGCTCGGGGCGGGCCGGAGCGTGGTCGGAGATGCCGTACTCCGTGAGGCCCGCAGCGATGGCGGCGGCGACGTATTCTTCCGGGTTGCCGGTGGCGTGGCGGCAGAGCGGGGTGTGGGTGTGGTAGTCAGCAGGCACAACCGGGCGGGGTTTCGGGTTGCTTGATTTTCGTTAGGGATACTAGAGTGCGGGACACGCGCAAGCACCGCCGGGATTTCCGATGTCGACCAGCCCTTTTCCAGGTACCAATCCGTTCACCGAGTATCAGATCCAGAAGCTGCGGGCTCATCCGAAGCGTGTCGTTTTCACCGAGGGTGAAGACCTGCGGGTGCTGAGGGCGGCGCAGCGGCTGGTGGATGCGGAGGCGGCCGTGCCGGTCCTGCTCGGGAACCGCGATGCAATCCGCGGGCTGGCTGCCGAGAACGGCGTGAGCCTGAAATTCGTGAACGTGATCGAGCCGGCGAAGTCCTCGGATTTCGGGCTCTTCTGCCAACGCTTCGCCAAGGTGGAGCGCTACCGCAAGCTGAGCGCGGCGGACCCGGCGGACGTGGTCTCGCGCCCGCATTACTTCGGTGCGATGATGGTCCAGTATGGTCAGGCGGACGCCTTGGTGGGCGGCAACCAGACCCTGCCGGCATCGCTCTTCCGCGCCCTGCTTCACACCATCCAACCCCTTCCGACGGTGCCGAAGATGTTCGGCATGATGGTGCTGGTCGCCCCGCACCTGCAGCACTTCGGTGAGAACGGTATCCTTTTCCTGGCGGATTGCGGCCTGATCCCGCAGCCGAGCGTCGAGCAGCTCGCTGCCATCACGCTGGAAACGGGTAAGCTGGCGAAGCACTTCCTAGGCCGCGAGCCGCGGATCGCGCTGCTGAGTCACTCGACCAAGGGGTCCGCCGGAACCGAGGAGGCCCGCAAGATGGCGGCCGCCACCGCGCTGGCGGTGGAGAAGGCGAAAGAGGCCTATCTGGATTTCTCGATCATCGGTGAAGTGCAGGCGGACGTGGCGCTGGATCCGGCCGCGGCGGAGATCAAACTGCCGAACGCCGAGAAGCGGGAGGCCGCGGACGTGCTGGTCTTCCCGAACCTCGATGCCGCACACATTTCCCTGAAGCTGCTCCAGCACTGCGCCGGGGCAATCAACTACGGCCAGATCCTGGCCGGGCTGGCGCGGCCCTGCGCGCAGGTCCCGCGGACCGCGAGCGAGGAAACCATCTTCGGCACGGCGGCAGCGGTGGCCGTGGAGGCGATCAAGTATCACCAGCTCTACCCCGATGGCGAGGTGGAGGGGGCGACGCTCTGATCCCGGACGGATTTGCCATGAGCCGTTTCCCTGCGAAATCGGCCTGCCGGGACCGGATGGCGAAATTGCCATGAGCGGGGTTCACCTCATCCCTGCATCGAAGGAATCGTGCGGGATGCCCGGTGGCATGAAACGCGCTTGAACCCGCCCCCGCTGCCCATCATGTTCCCGCCCCCCGGCCCGGGGGGCCTTTCCGCTTCAATGTCCTCTTTTATCCAGATCCCCGAAGACGCACCCTTTTCCGCCGAACAGCGCGTTTGGCTCGGACAATTCCTTTCCAATCTTCTGGCTGGCGCCGCCACCTCCGCTGCTGCGGCTCCGGCAGGCCCGGCGGTCCCGGTGACCATCATCTGGGGTTCCCAGACCGGAAATTCGGAAGGTCTGGCCAAGAAACTGGTGAAGACGCTGAAGAAGGGGAACTTCGAGCCGGAAGTCTTCGACATGGGCGCCTACGACCGCGCCCGCCTGCCGCAGGAGAAGCACCTGCTGGTGATCACTTCCACCTACGGCGACGGCGAACCGCCGGACAATGCGGCGGAACTCTACAACTGGATCCTCAGCGATGCGGCGCCGCGCTTGGAAGGCGTGCAGTTCTCGGTGCTGGCGCTGGGCGACACCAACTACCCGGACTTCTGCAAGTGCGGGATCGATTTCGACACCCGCCTCGAACAGCTCGGCGCGAGCCGGATCTTCCAGCGCGTCGATAGCGACGTTGATTACGACGGTCCCTTCAAGCAGTGGTCGGAAGGTATCTTCTCGGTGCTGGCTCCGGCCGGTGCGCCGTCCTCGAACGGGGCGGCTGCGGTCGAGCAAGTGGAGACCGGCTTCTCGAAGAAGAACCCGTTCCCCTCGGCGATCGTTACCAACTACAATCTGAACGGGGAAGGAGAGAAGCAGACGCATCACATCGCGCTCTCGCTCGATGGCTCCGGGCTGGAATACGAAGTGGGCGATGCACTCGGTGTCTTTCCAGAGAATCCGGCGAGCGTGGTGGACGAGATCCTGGCGGCGCTGCCCTTCAACACGAAGACCAGCGTGCCGCTGCCGGACGGTGGCGAGGCCGACCTGCGCGAGGCCCTGATCCGCAACTACGACATCGGCAACCTGAACAAGTCTCTGATCCAGAAGTGGCAGGCCAAGAGCGGCTCGCCCTTCCTGCGCTCCCTGGTGCAGGCGGATGACAAGAAGTCCTGGGATGACTTCTGCTGGGGTCGCGACCTGATCGACCTGGTGGTGGATCACCCTGCCGACTTCACCGATGCGGAAGACTTCGTGGGCGTGCTGAAGAAGCTCCAACCGCGTCTCTACTCGATCGCCTCGAGCCCGAAGGCTCATCCGGGCGAGGTGCATCTCTGCGTCGGGATCGTCCGCTACAACACCTACGGCCGCAAGCGCGGCGGGATTTGTTCGACCTTCCTTTCCGATCGCGCGGAAGGCCTGAAGCCGGGCGTGTTTGTGCACGTGAACAAGGCTTTCCGCCTGCCGGAGAATGGCGACACGCCGGTGATCATGGTCGGCCCGGGCACCGGGATCGCGCCCTTCCGCGCCTTCCTCGAGGAACGTAAGATCAGCGGGGCCAAGGGCGGCAACTGGCTCTTCTTCGGCAATCCCTACAGCGCGACCGACTATCTCTACGGTGAAGAGCTGGCCGCCTTCCAGAAGGAGGGCTACCTGCAGCGCCTCGACCTCGCCTGGTCCCGCGACCAGAAGGAGAAGGTGTATGTGCAGAACCTGATGATCCAGCAGGGCGCAGAGCTCTGGAAGTGGTTCCAGGATGGCGCGGCCTTCTACGTCTGCGGCGATGCCTCGCGCATGGCGAAGGATGTGGATGCGGCGCTGCACACGATCGCGGAGGAGCACGGCGGCCTGTCGAAGGACGATGCCGCGGCCTTCGTGAACCAACTCAAGAAGGACAAGCGCTACCTGCGCGACGTTTACTGACGCTTGAAGGTTGAAGCAGGGCTGCGAATCCGCTTGCCGGAGACCCCGCACTCTGTTTCATTCCCGCCCGTTCCGCAAGGAGACGCCGCTGTAGCTCAGGGGTAGAGCAGCTCATTCGTAATGAGCAGGTCGTCGGTTCAAATCCGACCAGCGGCTCCAGCTTAGTGCTGATCTTTAATCCCTTGCGATTGTGATCCCGAAATGTTCCGGGCAGAACATTCGGATACGCTTTCGCGTCATCTTCCGTCATGGCCTCCCAATAGTGGTCCCTGATCACGTTCGGGGCTGTTGTCCATCTCCAGCGACACCGCGGCGATGTTCTTGATTTCCGCGACCCGCACGCTCCCGAAGAGGTGGCGCAGGCAATTCGGTGGCCAGCCTTCTTCCCGATGGAAGAGATCGTCCATCAGCTTGCCCAAGCGGGCCGTCTCTTCGGTGTATGGCGGCTCCGGAAGGCGAATGGCGCTGGCTGTGCATCACCTTCACATCCTCGATCCTCATGGCGTCCTTCGTGACCGTGATCGTGAAGAGCCCGATCGAGACGATGAAGGTGACGGTGGGCCGCGCCGGCGTGGCGATCATGCTCGGCACGCTCGGCACCCGAGAGCTGGTGATCCGCTGGGGCATCGACGCCTTCCACGGTGATGCGATCCGGCTCGCAGGCTGGGCCGCGGGAATGACCGCCATCGGCATGACGGTGGGTTATCCGCTGCTGCTGCTGCTCAACACGAAGGGGAAGGACCTCGCCCGCTTCGTCATGGCGAAAATCCAGACGAAGGTGGAGTGAACTATTCGGGATTTCCGAAGGGGTGGCGCGGGAGATGGAAAAGAAATGACCCCGGAACCGGCAAGCCGGGCGGGGTCTGTGTGGAGGGGAGGAGTATCGCCGATTCGGTTTGGCGACCGCCTGACCGGTAATGCCGGTCGAGGATCGCGCAAGGCGATTTTGTGGCGCGGGAGATGGAGAGAAGGTGATGGCCGATTTTGTCGGTGAGCGCCTAAGGCAGGGGACTACTGCAGGAACATTTCGGGGGTCTTCGGAGGAAATCGATCATTTCGGAATCGTGGAACTCGACGTCTTCAAGGCGGAAACCGATAGGGTAACATCGGCCTTCGGATAAAGCTGCAACGGATGTTGCGAAGACGGTTTGCCCTTTGGTGGCGCAGGCAAATAGGCTAACATAATTGCCTCTAAAGTCCTTAACTGTAATGTTTAATGAAATCATGATGTGGATTCTCTCAGATCTCCACATAGCCCTCAGCCTCTTTAACCGTTGCGATGGCGGGAAGCTACTCAGCTCTAGCACCCCTTCAAGGGATGAACATCACCCGAATTCTTAAAGGGTTTCAGAAACGCGAACAGCCGCTCGGGGGAGCGGCTGTCCGGCGCTGATCAACAGCGCTACCCGGGGGTGAAGCTAGGGTTACTTCGCGGGCATCGCGACGCCATCGATCCAATGGATCACGCCATTGCTTGCCGTCACATCCGTCTTGATGACTTTCTGGCCGCCATAGGTGACAACGCCATCTTTCACGACGACCTTTGCCGATTCGCCGGCGGCGGTGCTGGCATCCATCGTTTTCACGTCAGCAGCCATGACCTTCCCTGGCACAACGTGGAACTTCAGGATCTTTTGCAGCTTGGCCTTGTTCTCAGGCTTCATGAGATCATCCACAGTGCCTTCTGGCAGCTTGTCGAAGGCCTCATTCGTGGGCGCGAAGACGGTGAACGGGCCTTCGCCCGAAAGGGTATCCACGAGGTCGGCGGCCTTCACGGCTGCGACCAACGTCGTGAAGTTGTTCATCCCCGATGCGGTCTCGACGATGTTCATTTTCGTACCGGCAGTTTCCTTTTTGTCCATTTCTGGTCCCTTCCTGCCTTGATTCTGGGCGAGAAGCGGAGTGGCACTTGAGAAGGCGAGAGCCGATACGGCGAGGGTGGTAAGAAGGTTCTTCATGGATTTACAAGTATTGGTTTAGTCACCCGAATCGGGCGACTCTCCAACCTATGAGAGCAGAGATGCGGTGCAAAAAACCCATGAAGCTAAATCGGTATAGAGGCATGCGGGATGAGTGCGAAGACCGCCCAAGGGTTGAAACCAAGTCAGAATCTGACGTTCCACAACGCGCTCTCTGCGCAATTTTAGGGAGCCATGAATGATTCAAAAACGTATGCTCCCCTAGGCATGCTTCGCGATGCCATTCGTGATCACAAGGTGATCAGCTTCTCCGCTGGATCGTGATAGGCCGGATCTCGTCCGGCCCTCTGGCGGGGAATG contains:
- the purH gene encoding bifunctional phosphoribosylaminoimidazolecarboxamide formyltransferase/IMP cyclohydrolase, whose protein sequence is MPIARALLSVSDKSGLAEFAKQLHEQGVELLSTGGTAKALREAGLPVMDVSEFTGAPELFEGRVKTLHPKVHGGLLHKRDDKEHLAQAKEHNIPPIDLVVVNLYPFEQTVARPDVTLADAIENIDIGGPSMLRSAAKNYASVTVVTDPADYARVIEEMKEHGGNTTIGFREQLAVKVFLRTSQYDAAISNYLGQCGQGSRSNFIVSLPLEMELRYGDNPHQKSALYGDFKSCFSQLQGKELSYTNILDIEAAADLILDFVRPTIGILKHTNPCGVGQDDDDLRVAWQKAFETDRQAPFGGVIVCNRPLTEGVARIISEIFTDVIIAPDYEPEARAVLQKKKNLRIMKMNDAYLVAKRAPVIRSCPGGLMVMDRDHTALGLDNLEAKVVTKRPPTEEEMRAMRFAWRVVKHVKSNAIVYAKSDRTLGIGAGQMSRVDSSRIAVWKAKEAGLELKGSVIASDAMFPFADGLQAAIEAGATACIQPGGSMRDEEVIAAADAAGLAMIFTGHRHFRH
- a CDS encoding nuclease-related domain-containing protein, with the protein product MILFAAFAIVILMVATSLVGVLVGLRPRRSKGEDGELYVARDLRDLDPFAYRVFHDLYLPRPDGRGTTQVDHIVVSRFGIFVIETKNYAGWIFGGARQKMWTQSIFGRNTQFPNPLHQNHLHVLALQGFLGLPLRNFHSIVFFLDGDFRTEMPENVLCSDLCGWIGARQMPLMSEELLRDTVRKVEELVRVTNRGSAKVIHMEGLKAIHLPAEQPMVVQLHIAGNGQVVQPPPLPQSPWGPSQQRGELGLAVAERAPVSAG
- a CDS encoding pyridoxine 5'-phosphate synthase — its product is MLLGVNIDHVATLRQARYALLPDSPNAEPSPLQAALDAQAGGADSITIHVRADRRHMQDRDAFEIRQGCPLPLNLEMGVTAEMTELALQLKPEFACLVPETREEVTTEGGLDVAGRLSEVKACVATLQQNGIRVSLFIDPDLHQIEAAAATGAEMVELHTGCFANATGAALESEIARLKAGAIAGQVAGIQVNAGHGINYLNLRLLDAVPHLTELNIGHSIVSRAMRVGFTQAVAEMKALMAVYPES
- a CDS encoding histidinol-phosphatase HisJ family protein, with the protein product MPADYHTHTPLCRHATGNPEEYVAAAIAAGLTEYGISDHAPARPEPFDDWRMLESELPEYFEWIDRARAAAGTLPIRAGMECDWLPGCESWIEELSGRYPWDYLIGSVHYLGTWDFDNPKWLGRWAESDVDQVWTLYWEAYADMARSRLFDILGHPDLVKKFSHRPAGDLDRFYEPAIAAIAASGCAIELNTAGWHKPCAEAYPHPRFLKLAHQAGVPLVISSDSHAPTEVARDFPQAIAWARSAGYRQTLLFKRRNRSIESID
- a CDS encoding phosphate acyltransferase; amino-acid sequence: MSTSPFPGTNPFTEYQIQKLRAHPKRVVFTEGEDLRVLRAAQRLVDAEAAVPVLLGNRDAIRGLAAENGVSLKFVNVIEPAKSSDFGLFCQRFAKVERYRKLSAADPADVVSRPHYFGAMMVQYGQADALVGGNQTLPASLFRALLHTIQPLPTVPKMFGMMVLVAPHLQHFGENGILFLADCGLIPQPSVEQLAAITLETGKLAKHFLGREPRIALLSHSTKGSAGTEEARKMAAATALAVEKAKEAYLDFSIIGEVQADVALDPAAAEIKLPNAEKREAADVLVFPNLDAAHISLKLLQHCAGAINYGQILAGLARPCAQVPRTASEETIFGTAAAVAVEAIKYHQLYPDGEVEGATL
- a CDS encoding diflavin oxidoreductase codes for the protein MSSFIQIPEDAPFSAEQRVWLGQFLSNLLAGAATSAAAAPAGPAVPVTIIWGSQTGNSEGLAKKLVKTLKKGNFEPEVFDMGAYDRARLPQEKHLLVITSTYGDGEPPDNAAELYNWILSDAAPRLEGVQFSVLALGDTNYPDFCKCGIDFDTRLEQLGASRIFQRVDSDVDYDGPFKQWSEGIFSVLAPAGAPSSNGAAAVEQVETGFSKKNPFPSAIVTNYNLNGEGEKQTHHIALSLDGSGLEYEVGDALGVFPENPASVVDEILAALPFNTKTSVPLPDGGEADLREALIRNYDIGNLNKSLIQKWQAKSGSPFLRSLVQADDKKSWDDFCWGRDLIDLVVDHPADFTDAEDFVGVLKKLQPRLYSIASSPKAHPGEVHLCVGIVRYNTYGRKRGGICSTFLSDRAEGLKPGVFVHVNKAFRLPENGDTPVIMVGPGTGIAPFRAFLEERKISGAKGGNWLFFGNPYSATDYLYGEELAAFQKEGYLQRLDLAWSRDQKEKVYVQNLMIQQGAELWKWFQDGAAFYVCGDASRMAKDVDAALHTIAEEHGGLSKDDAAAFVNQLKKDKRYLRDVY
- a CDS encoding fasciclin domain-containing protein — its product is MKNLLTTLAVSALAFSSATPLLAQNQGRKGPEMDKKETAGTKMNIVETASGMNNFTTLVAAVKAADLVDTLSGEGPFTVFAPTNEAFDKLPEGTVDDLMKPENKAKLQKILKFHVVPGKVMAADVKTMDASTAAGESAKVVVKDGVVTYGGQKVIKTDVTASNGVIHWIDGVAMPAK